In Caldicoprobacter guelmensis, the genomic stretch TCCTGAGGTTCTTTAAGCCCCAAGTCGAGATAAAGCATTGTAGGAAGGTATGCGTCTTGTGCTATCTCCAGCTTGCCATTTATAGAATAGGTATAAGTATAGCTGGTGGATTGAGTGCTGTCCGAAGCCGACACAATATCTATATTAAATGTGATAAATAACATCATTGCTAAAACGCAAATAACCTTTCTAAACACACTTATACCTCCTACTTAATGCCTGAATATGCCATGGTGTTTATTACCTTGCTTTGCATGAGAATAAATATCAGCAAATTGGGGATAAACAATATAAGGGATGCTGCAGCTGCAATTCCTCTCCCTTCCACGGTATTACCGGTAGCGGTCGTAATTGCCGTTAGATAAAAAGCAAAAGTCCTCATGCTGTCATCATTAATATAAAGCGATGATGGTTCAGCAGTATTCCACGATATCTGGAAGGCTAATATGGCTACAGTAACAAGCGCAGGCTTAATTACAGGCATCACTATTCTATAGAGGATATAAAAATCATTGGCTCCATCGATAGTAGCCGCCTCTATCAATGAATTGGGTACCTGGTCAGTAAACTGCTTTACCAAGAAAACGCCTACCGGCATAGCAATAAGCGGCAACACCAGAACTAAAAATGTATCAAGCAACCCTAACTTTTCTATAATGAGATACCGTGGAATCCTAACAGCCACAGGTACAAACATAAGGGCAAGCGTATTGATCTCAAACAACAGTCTTTTACTCTTAAAGTTTTTCTTGGACAGTATATATGCAGCAAATGCCGATATAAAAACCGATAAAATTACCGCTAAACCCGATGACACTATGCTGTTAAGGAGATACCTGGAAAGAGGTATGCCTGACTCCATGACCACAGTTGAAAGCTTCCTGAAATTATCTAAAGTTGGTCGCCTTACAAAGAACCTTGGAGGATAGGCAAAAAGCTCATCCAAAGGCTTGAAAGCCGTGGATATTATATACAAGATAGGCAATACCATAAATACAGAGAGCACCGTCAATATTATAAAAAATTTGATTTGGCTCCTATCAAACCTAGATGGGTTAATCTTTGTACCTTGATACTTCATAGAATATCACCTCAAACCCTCAATCATTACTTGCAAACATCTTATTAGCCAGCTTAGAAAAGCCATAGATCAGCAACAATAGCAACACAGACAATGCAGCTGCATACCCCATATCATACCTTAAGAAGCCATAATCCTCTATATGATTCACCATGAGTTGACCGGCATACTGAGGTGTGGGGTTGGAACCCGTAAGGTCAACTCCAATTGTAGCAGAGCTAAAAGCGTTGACTATAGCCATAACTGCTCCAAACAACATCTGTGGCCTCATGGAAGGCACGGTTACATAGATGATTTCTTGAAAGCGGTTTTTTATACCATCTATATATGCCGCTTCATATAATTCAGGATCTATGTTCAATATACCTCCAAGCATGGCAAGAAAACCTATACCCATACTGCCCCACAACGCCACTATGACCATTATATTCATTAAATAATCTGGATTTTGTAACCACTGTATAGGCTTTTCTATGATATTCAAACTAAGCAACAGATTATTCAGATAGCCAAACTGATCGCCCGCGAATATGACCCTCCATATTACCGACATCGCAACCCCAGAAGTGAGGGAAGGAGAGTAGAATATCAAGGCAAAAAATGTTCTGGGCCATTTTGGAATTTGAGCTAGAATCCACGCCAACAAAAACTGGAGTATATACCCACAAGGACCAACAATCAGTGAAAATTTTATAGTATTTGGTAAAACATGTTTTAGAAATACCTCATCTTGCGTCAGTATAGCAATGTAGTTTTCCAACCCTACAAATTTGGGCCTCTGTACCGTATTAAAATAGGTAAAAGACAATATAATGGCTATCAATACCGGCACAGCAATAAACATTATAAACAAAGTAGAATAAGGAACCAACATGGTATAGATAGCTATTCTATCATACCTTTTTTGAGTGCTTAACTTTTCAAACTCCAGACTTACCTCTTTTTTCTTAAACGCTAGCTCCATGGATACTTACTCCTTCCAACTATCAATTTTACTAGCTGTGATGGTCTCAAAAGGCTTGATAAGATTACCTTCACCGTCTATATATCCAAACTCTTTGAGTTTTTTTCTGATCTCTCTGTTGGAAAGAATAATGGCTTGGTCCAACGCTATACGCGGGGGCACACCATCGAATACCACTTTATTCCATGCGTTTGACAGCTCACGTTCCACCGCAAAATATGCGGGATTCCTTGGTATCTCTTTAATATACCGGTACTGCGTTAAAATGACCTCTTTGTCATTTTGGTCTATCACAGAACACTGCATAAAAGCCTTTAAGTTAGCACTAGTCCATATATACTCTGGACCATATCTTAGTTGCATTTCATTGGCATAACTTACCTGCGTTTCTGTGTCCATCCACCATTTTATAAACTCCCAACTTTCTTTAGGGCGTTTAGTGCTTTTCATTATCACACATGAGGTATTGACCGCAGGATGATACCTTAAGACTTCTCCTTCCTCGTTTCTGACGCCTACGCTCGGAGCTATGCCCCATTGCCCCATTATCTCTGGAGCAGCATTTTTA encodes the following:
- a CDS encoding carbohydrate ABC transporter permease, which gives rise to MKYQGTKINPSRFDRSQIKFFIILTVLSVFMVLPILYIISTAFKPLDELFAYPPRFFVRRPTLDNFRKLSTVVMESGIPLSRYLLNSIVSSGLAVILSVFISAFAAYILSKKNFKSKRLLFEINTLALMFVPVAVRIPRYLIIEKLGLLDTFLVLVLPLIAMPVGVFLVKQFTDQVPNSLIEAATIDGANDFYILYRIVMPVIKPALVTVAILAFQISWNTAEPSSLYINDDSMRTFAFYLTAITTATGNTVEGRGIAAAASLILFIPNLLIFILMQSKVINTMAYSGIK
- a CDS encoding carbohydrate ABC transporter permease encodes the protein MELAFKKKEVSLEFEKLSTQKRYDRIAIYTMLVPYSTLFIMFIAVPVLIAIILSFTYFNTVQRPKFVGLENYIAILTQDEVFLKHVLPNTIKFSLIVGPCGYILQFLLAWILAQIPKWPRTFFALIFYSPSLTSGVAMSVIWRVIFAGDQFGYLNNLLLSLNIIEKPIQWLQNPDYLMNIMVIVALWGSMGIGFLAMLGGILNIDPELYEAAYIDGIKNRFQEIIYVTVPSMRPQMLFGAVMAIVNAFSSATIGVDLTGSNPTPQYAGQLMVNHIEDYGFLRYDMGYAAALSVLLLLLIYGFSKLANKMFASND